CCGAACGAAGCGAGCGTGCCCATCAACGGATCAAAGTTCGGAAAGAACAACTTGCCGAAGACCAATGCGCTGGCCGTGCCGTAAAGAAAAAAGTCGTACCACTCGATCGTTGTGCCGACAAAACTGGCGAAGGCGACTTTGCGAATCGCGGCGGCATCGTTAGGGGAAGCAGTTGTTTTTTCCATGTGAGCGACCAACGGCGCGCGGCGGAAGCGCGGGTGCGGGCAAATTCGTCGTGGTTATTTGGCGGTGTTTTGACTGGCCGTATGCGCCACCGATTGCTCAATCAATTCTTTGAGCACTTTCAGGTCAACGTCGGCGAGCGTTTTGAGATACAGGCAGCCTTTGCCTGTTTTGTATTTGCCCAGCTTTTGCATCAGTGCGGAATGCTGCACGAAATACCCCAGCCCATACAGCGCGAGGTTTTGTTTGCGCGGTGAGAAGCCGACATAGAACCAATCGTTCTCGCGGCCACTCTCATACTTATAACGATAATCGCCAAAGCCGACGATACTCGGCCCCCACATCTTGGGCTTGGCTTTGGTGGCTTTCTGCATCAGCTTCGCGAGGGTGAAACAGTCTTGCCGTACTGTTTCATCG
This Acidobacteriota bacterium DNA region includes the following protein-coding sequences:
- a CDS encoding DUF1801 domain-containing protein — encoded protein: MAELKTKETGQSVEEFLNAIADETVRQDCFTLAKLMQKATKAKPKMWGPSIVGFGDYRYKYESGRENDWFYVGFSPRKQNLALYGLGYFVQHSALMQKLGKYKTGKGCLYLKTLADVDLKVLKELIEQSVAHTASQNTAK